The DNA segment GTTTGTTCTAGAATCCGATAAGCTGGCTGTGCGCGAAATGATATTGCGGCCTTCCGTACGTAGTGGATTGCCACATTATCTCAAATCCATACTGGATTTGCTAAAAGCATTTTCGGCTTAAGCAATCCACGCCGGAACTTCACCTCACGGCCTAATGCGTAGAACACTGCTCGCTGACCGTGATGGCTTTGTGGTAACCCCACAAGCGATGATCCATGACCACGTGCCAAAAAGGCAAATGCTTGCCAAACAACACCCTAGTTTCCATTGTTATTCCAACTTGGAATGGCAAGAAATGGCTCCAGAAATGCTTGCCAACTGTGTGTGCCCAGACCTTTCGGGAATTCGAGACGGTTGTCGTTGACAATGGGTCCACAGATGGAACGACTGAATGGATATCTGCTAATTTCCCAAGCGTTCGGGTCATTTGTAATCCGTGCAATTTCGGCTTTGGCCGTGCCACCAATCAAGGAATTATCTCAACCTGCTCTCCCTATGTCGTCACACTAAATAATGACACGGAAGTTGCCACCGATTGGTTGGAATGTCTAATGAGAACAGCCCAAAAGGAACCGTATATTGGCATGTGGGCATCAAAGATGATCTTCGCTGAACAAAGAAAGATCATCAATTCGACCGGCATCTCTATAGATAAATGCGGAATAGCTTGGGACCGTATGGGCGGCGATGAAGATCGGGCGAATGGATCCGAACCATTTGAAGTTTTTGGTCCATGCGGAGGTGCCGCGCTCTACAGTCGCGATATGCTT comes from the Chloroflexota bacterium genome and includes:
- a CDS encoding glycosyltransferase family 2 protein — protein: MPNNTLVSIVIPTWNGKKWLQKCLPTVCAQTFREFETVVVDNGSTDGTTEWISANFPSVRVICNPCNFGFGRATNQGIISTCSPYVVTLNNDTEVATDWLECLMRTAQKEPYIGMWASKMIFAEQRKIINSTGISIDKCGIAWDRMGGDEDRANGSEPFEVFGPCGGAALYSRDMLEDVGLFDEDFFAYHDDVDLAWRGRLRGWHCRYVPTAVVYHYHSSSTRDAISGKWRLLGRNKIAMILKNYPSPQLWWYAPFIIAYDLMMSLYALCTRGESSHILGRVDGLREWHVHWRKRMLIQQRRTMTSAEWERIVSPIPSPWAVFRRFRHLTSLSRSKIYKRGATVE